In the genome of Xanthomonas hortorum pv. pelargonii, the window AATGTTGTGCCGCTTCTTTGTGTGCTCCACAAACAGGAGTTTCACAAATGGCGATTTATCACGCAACAATGAAGTCTTTCAGTCGAGGCAATGGCGACTCTTCGGTCGCGGCAGCTGCTTACCGCGCAGGGTTTGATCTGCTCGATACGAGCACAGGGCTTGGCCACAATTATTCCCACCGAGGCGGTGTCGATTTCCATCAGATGCTTGCGCCGAAAGGAGCGCCCGAGTGGTGCTTTGATGCGCAGTATTTTTGGAACGCGAACGAAGCGGCCGAGACGCGCAAGAACGCACGCGTTTGCCGAGAAGTCGAGGTGTCGCTTCCGCACCAACTCGATCCACAACAACGGAGAGTGCTCGCTTTGGCGCTTGGCCAATTGCTCGTCAATCGGTTCAAGGTCGCCGTATTGGTCGCTGTGCACACACCAAGCAAATATGGTGATCAGCGCAATCATCATGTGCATTTGCTGATGTCAGCGCGACAAGTCGGACCGGGAGGACTGGGGCAGCGCGCCTGCGCTGAGTTTGATGCGCGACAAGGCGGCGGCACACGAGCGCTGCGGCAAATCCGCAAAGACATTGCAATGGTCATCAATGCGCACTTGAAAAATGCGAGCGACCCGGCTCGGGTAGATCATCGCAGTCTCCGAGCACAGGCACACGAAGCCGCGCGTAATGGAGAGTTTGAACGCGCCCGCGAACTCACGCGCCGGCCTGGCAAGCACTTGGGGAAAGCCAAAGTGGCGGTGATGCGCAAAACCAAGTTCACAGCAGAAGTCAGAGGTAGGGGCGGTCAAGCTGCGGCCTTGTCGCTTTCAAAGCTTGTCGCTGAGCATATGAAAAAAAGCGGTGGTCTCGTGCACGAAGTGCCACCGTCCCACAGTCATGCGGCAGCACTTCGGGATCGGGCCAACGCACAGGCTTCTGGATTGGACGGGCGCACAGCGGTTGGGCAGATACGATTGTCAGGCGCAGAGCGGGTGCGGCAGATCAAAGAGCGCTTGGCGCGTGCGCCAGCGCCTCGCCCGGGTCTCTACACGCCTTACAGCGGTCAGACCCGACATCTTGGTCGTGTGACGCGTCTGGCTCGGTCCTCGGGCCGACAAGACGCTGAGTTGCTCAATGCGGAGGCGCAACTGATTGAAGATTGGCTCGAAGCCCAGCGAGAGGTGGCTCAGCAGTCTCTCGAAGTCTTGCGGCAGATCCCGGGTATCCAGATTGAGCCCGAGTTCCAGCGGGCGCACTCCACACTCGTTTGCCGGCGAGCGGATAGCTACGCCACCAAGCCATTTTTCTTTGAAGACACCGAGATGCTTGCTCGCTCAATCAGCAAGTATGCCCATGCGCTGGTGCGACCCTACAAGGCGCGCGTGGCCGTGCTGGATGCGCAAGCCAAGCTCTATGAGCAAGAATACGATCCCGATACGAAAGTGGTGGCCAGAGCACAGCGGCGCTTGGCGCGAACGAAGAGGCATGTCTCCCCGCGCATCCAAGCGATCCAGCAGGGGCGGATCAAGCGGGCTCGAAAAGCGATGGTGGAGGCGGCTGAGGCCTTGGAGAAGAACTTCTCTCTGCAGCCGATTGAGGTGCTGACGCCTGAGGCATCTGGCGAGGATGCACTTCCACCGCAGGCCGAGGGTGAGGCAGGGCATTGGGAGTTGAAATTCCGTCCCCCGAAGCCAAGTCTATGAGGTGGCTCAGATATTTCTGACCGTTGACCGCGCAGCAGACGGATGGTGCGCCTAGGCATTTGGCTGGAAGCTAGGATTGTCGCAAAAGGTTCCCGCCAAACGATCGGAACAACGCCGCCCGCCATTGGCACCCGGCGCCGAGATTGAGGCTTCAATCCAGCGACACAGGAGCCCCATGCGGGGCTCTTTTTCGTGACCCAGATTCTACTTCACGCGTCTGGATGGGGTCAGGAGCGGTGCTCTACAGATCTAGGGAAGGTCTGAATAACGAGGCCTGAGAGTGCGGGATGTCGCGTCGGTCCGGAGAGTCGCGTTTGGATCTTCGGATCTTCCGCTATTTCTGGCACTTTCCTTGGGAATTCCCCGGGTTACAGGCGCACGCTCCCCATGGCAGGCAGTAACTGCTTTCGCTTCATCCACAGATTGGAGAGCGCAAACAAGGTCAGCACGTGTGCGGTGTTCTTGGCCAGGCCGCGATAGCGGACCTTGGTGTAACCGAACTGGCGCTTGATCACCCGGAACGGATGCTCCACCTTCGCGCGCACGCTGGCCTTGAAGTGTTCCCAACGCTGTTCCCGAGCACGCTCGCGTTTGTTGCCGATGGCTTGCAGCGTCGAACGCTTGGCGGCAATGAAAAATGCAGCCTTGCAGGTCTGCAGTTCTTCGCGTTTGTCCGCACCGGTGTAGCCGCTGTCGCCGAACACGCTGTCTTCTTTGCCATGCAGTAATGCGTGCGTCACCGTGACGTCGGCGACATTGGCGGCTGTGCAATGGACGTGGTGCACCAGCCCGGAAAATTCATCCACGCCGATGTGCGCCTTCATCCCGAAATACCACTGATTGCCCTTCCTGGTCTGATGCATTTCAGGGTCGCGCGCGTGATCGGCGTTCTTGGTCGAACTGGGTGCAGCGATCAGCGTCGCATCGACGATCGTGCCCGACCGCAGGCTCTGCCCCTTGCGTGCCAGATGCGCGTTGACCGCGTCCAGCATCCGCGCGGCAAGGCCATGGGTCTCCAGCAGGCGCCGAAAGTTGAGAATCGTGGTCTCGTCCGGAACGTTGTCCAAGCCACCGAGCTGGGCAAACCTCCGCAAGATCGGGATCTCGTGCAGCGCTTCTTCCATCGCCGGATCGCTCAACGCATACCACTGCTGCAGCAAATGAATCCGCAACATCGTCGCCAGTGCGTATGGCTGTCGACCAGGGCGTCCCGACACCGGATAGTGCGGTGCGATCAGACCGAGCAAGTGCTGCCACGGAACGACCTGCTCCATCTCGGCCAGGAAGATCTCCCGGCGGGTCTGCTTGCGCTTGCCCAGGCCTTCAGCGTCGCCGAACGTCAGTTGCATGGATTACTCCTCAACATGAGGCGGGTAGTGTCGCGTATCTATGGTGCGTTGTTCAGAGGTTCCCTAGGCCATGGCCTTTGCTTTGGTTGAACTGCATCTGCCAGTTAACGCGTGCCTCCCTTCGATGGGCCCGTCATAATTGTTGCTCGGGTTGGCGGTGGTCAGAGTTGTTGAGATGCAACGACCTTGGATGATGCGAAATGAGGGCGGGGCGTTTTATGAGCTGTTTCGTGAACGGGGTGGTTGATGTCGGCTGGCGAGATGGAGTTTGACAAGATCAGGTCAGTTATTCGGCTGGCTGAACATGCAGTCGTCCAGAGCACGCCCTTTGCAAAACGGGACGATCTACTCCGGGCGCTTTCTGATGAGCTTCTGGTTGGTCCTTGGCTGATCCTCAGCGGGCTTGGAATTCTCTGGAAGCGTTTTGTGTGGGTCCTGGGCTTGACGATCATCATCGCGGTTTATCTCCGCTTGTTCGACCATGCTTTCAGTGCTTCGGCAGCGTTCGGAGCGCTGATACTTGCGACTCTATGTGTCTATTTTGGACTCCCAAGTCGGACGATTCTGGCAGGGGTCAACGGTAGGGCCATCGGTGCGCTTGCAGTAGCTATCGGTGAGCAGGTTCGCAGCAAGGATGAGCTGGAAAGACTGTCCTCCGGCGTGCAGCTAGTCAAAGTTCAAACTACTGAGCGCTTGGCACGCTTCAATGTGTTCACGGGCATTGCATGGGGTGTGCTGTTTTGGTTTGCCGGTGCTCGCGTCTTTTCTCCAACAGTGCCGCCTGAGGTGGTTGAGTCGAGCGTTTTCCCGCTCATAGTAGCTTTTGTGTTCTTCTCTGTTTCTTTCACTGCGGCAGTGGGCTATGCCACTGCCGTTCGGGTGGTTTATCAGACGCTAGATTTCGCGCTGATTGAGGTGGGGGCCGCACTTGCAGTCAAGGATGACGCCTAGGGATGGTCTCATTGATCAGACCATCCCTAGCCCGGAACATAGGCGCTTGCACGAAGCTGTCAATCTTGTCTTCCTGCCTCCTCCTATTGGAAGTGGAGAGCTGGTCATTCCCTCCCTGCCGCTGGGGGCTTCTTTTCGTGTTGAACCGGTGTGGCCTTTTGCTGAGGCACCCTTATTTCGATGTCGTCACTAGGCAAGATGCGGACCTCATTGAAATCGCGATCGTAAATGGCATAGCGCATTGGACTGCTGGTGACGATCTTGCCGCGCGCGATACGTTGGCCTTGGCGCCAAAGTTCTTGCCATTGATCCTCGGGCATCGCTTCAATCTTTGCGCGTTCTTCGGCGGCCTGTTCTTTGCCTGCCTTCTCACCAACCAAGCCTGGCATTGAGACCAAAAGAAGCCCGAAAATGAAGAGCATGCCCGCCAGATAAACAGCGAAAAGAGACTGACCCAGGGCCGTGCCAACCATGCGCAGCCAAAGTGGTAGCCGTTGCAGACTAGATATCCAGTTGGGAGGTTTGCGACTCGGGATGCGCATCATGAAAAAGCCGAGGGCAAGCATCAAAAAGCGGCGAGCGCTGCATACCAAGGAATGGCGGTGAGCACCCCCAACCCTTGAAAGACCACCGCGTAATAGCCGTTGACCACCTTCCAATCGGCGTTTCGCTCAAAGAGGCCATCATTAATGCCCCATTGACGGAGGTTAGTGGTATCGGCCACGTGGCCACAGCCGTGCAACACAAAGCCCACCATAGTGGCTAGCGCAGCAAGGCCGCCGACGAGGGTCGCCCACTTTACAAGCCGAGAGGGGGCTGAGAAGAAGTTGCGGTCATTGCTTGTATAACTCCGGTATGAGTGACTGAGCCATACGTATCCTCAATCGCCGAACCAGCGTTTGAGTCGGGATTTCCAGCCCGACGATTTCCCGTTCGGCTGAGGCGTTTGATTGGTCCCGGGGCTCTGCTGGGGTGCTGATATAGACTCAGAGCCGTAGTAGCGCTGTTTAGCGCGACGATCACGGTCGCGCCCTGCTTGGATTTCTTCTTGGGTCATATCGGAAGACCACTCCACGCGACCTTCGGTGATCCAGTAGTGAGATCGGCAGGGGAACTGCCAATTGCCAATCGATGGGCGCAGCGAGACGCCGACGCCGTCATAGATCAGCTTCCAATCGGTTGGCGAAAGATTGGAAATGACTTCCTTGCCGCAGCCGCAAGCGCAGGCATGCGCAGTGCAGGGGAAGCGCGTTGAGACATAGAGCACTCCCTCGTCCAATGGACGAGGGAAGCTTTCAATGAAGCGGTGCTGATAGTGGTCAACCTTCATGCGGCACCCAATGTCGAGGCCATTGAACTCGAATGCGTGGTGTAGGTCGTGAGGTAGCCGCCTTTCCGCGCGGAGTAGTAGCCGCAGCGTTTCTTCCAAGCCTCAATAGCCAGGATGGCGTTGAGGGCATTGAGTTCGCCAATCTGGGCATTGGTGTTGTAAAGGTCATCCTCACCGCCTTCGCCAAGCGGTAGCGTGGCTTTGGCGGCATCCCAGTTGTCCCCATCGAGCACCGTGGTGCGAACGACGGCGTAGACCTCGTTCGCAGCATTCAACTTCACGCCCATGCCAACATCGATCACGATCACCTGTGAACCGCCTAGTGTGTTGGCAATCAGCTCACGAACCGCTCCGCGATCCACGCAGACGAAGACGGTGTCGTAGTTCAGCAGCGCTCGGACATTGACCTCGGTGACCATGACCGCATGAGCTTGGATGCGCGTATGGATTTCGCCGTAGACCCGAGCCAGATAGTTGACCTTGTAGGGGGCTTCTTTCAGGACCGAGAAAGGGACCGCGCCCGGATAGCGAAAAGCATTGTGCTGTTCGATTCGGTCACCATCGAAGAGATCAAGGCAAGTCACAGGCGTTTTGCAGATGAGATCTAGAAGGTGTGCGCCCGTTCCACCCAGCCCGACGATCGCAATGCGCTGGCCTCGGAGCTTGGCGGTTGGCACTGAGAGCCCCGCGCGGGGTGAAGCGCTGTCCTCGTAGGCAAAGACCGACTGGGACTGATCGACAACTGAAATCGCTCCAGGTGTTGCCGTGGCACGGGGATCGATGGCTTGTGCGTGGACCAAAAGCATCTTGGCGTAGGTCGACACCTGCTCGTAATAGCCGGAGTAAAGACCACTCTTGGGCTTAGACGAGAAATAGTGATCAACCCAAAGCCCGGGCGCGCGCTCCATCCGGCTGCTGCTGTTGATGATCTTGTTCAGAGGCTGGCCGAACGAGTCACACGGCACTTGGCCAGCAAACCATGCGGTGTGGTCAGGTGCCGTTTGAGCAACATCCGCTGTGAGATGAAGCGCAATGACAAGCGTTCCGACTGCCACGGTCTTATCAACCGTGGCGTAAGCGATGCCCTTGACGAGCAGGTGGTTATCCCGGACGTCTAGGTCATATCCCTCGTCGCGAAGGCGTTGAAGTTCCGGACTACGACTTATCAGTGAGGACGACATAAAATTCCATCTCCTGCTTGATGTGGACGGTCTGGTGGTCAAGCAAATTACCTGCCGGGTTTTCAGCCGGGCCTTGCGCATACGACACGGTATAAGTGGTGTTGGTGTCTTGGGGACTTGCACCGGGGTGTTCCAAACGGACCACATCCCAGTAGGACAGAGTGCGCTTGTGAACGACTGCTTCCCGGGTGTTGACGAACACCTTGATGCTCAGCGGAGCCGTGAAGAAGCGCTCAATGCCGGGTTGGTCCAGATCGATGACGGCGTTCTCGGCGATCTGCTCGTCAGGCTTTTCACCCCGATGTTCAATCCACACATCCAGCTCTTCCGGGACGCGACCCACTTGGCGCAGGGTGGTCAGCATGAGGGGACCAGGCCAGGCGTAGCGGGTGTCATCGAGGATGAAATACTTCACGCCATCGGTCTTGGCTGCGAAGAACTGCGAAGGGGAGCCCGATGGCGGAATGGGGCAGAGTTCGTCCAGTTCAATGACACTGGTCGGGCCGTCTTCCGGCCAGAGCACCAACGCATGCTCAGTTTCGGGGCGCAGGCGCGCGGCAGTCAGGATTTGGCGGCCTGTGGGGGTAAGATCGGCAATCGGAAAGGCTTGACCGTTGACGACAACGGTAGAGAGGTCCGGAGGTTGGTGATGCTTGGCTTCAGTGTTCATGTTGCTGCTGTCCTGTATGGAAGGATGAAATCGTTCGATAAAACGAACGACGGGCATAGACTCCCTCTTCGCTGACTGTTCTGTCAAGTGGTATTTTTATGTTCGTTATACCGCTATAATGTGCGGCTAGCCGCGCCAGGAGTGCTTATGCCCTCGTTACTGGGTGAAAAAATTCGCGCCAAGAGGACCTCGATGGGTCTTAGTCTTGATGAATTGGCCAAGCGAACCGACACCAGCAAGGGTTACATCTGGGAGCTTGAGAATCGCGACAAGCCCAACCCGTCGATCGATAAGCTGAACAAGATCGCGGTGGCGTTGGGGCTGACGACCGAGTTCCTCCTGGGCACTCAGGACGAGAGTGTGGAAGCTTCTGTGGATGTGGCCGACCAGGCGTTCTTTCGTAACTACCAGGCGATGAGTCCTGTGGCGAAGGAGAAGCTCCGAAAGATGATGGAGATCCTCGACGGCGATTAGTGAGAGGTGTGCATGGACAAGCCAGCTACGGTTAAACGCCCAATGGCTGAGGCCAATCGATTGACGCAGATGCTTGATCTGGTCAGAGGACAAGACCGCTTTCCAGTGGATGTCCAAGAGCTGGCGCTCGAGTATTCGAATCAGTGCTTTGCCTCAGAGCGCATCGCTAAAATTGTGGCGATGGACATCCCAGGATTTGAGGGCATCCTCAAAGCCAGGAGTGATGGTCAGTGGGCGATTGGCTACAACAGCGAGCAATCGCCGGGTCGTGTCCGCTTCACGTTGGCGCACGAGTTCGGTCACTACATGTTGCATCGACAGCTGCAAAGTTCCTTCAAGTGCACATCAAAAGATGTCTACGATTGGGAGTCGATGGAGCGCAAGATAGAGACAGACGCCGATCTATTCGCGTCTTATCTGTTGATGCCATTGAACGACTTTCGCCAGCAGGTTCAGGACCATGCGGGTCAGATCGAAATGCTGCGACATTGCGCTGATCGCTATGGCGTGTCGATCATGGCAGCAGCCTTAAAGTGGATTGAGATTGCGCCCAAACGTGCCGTTGTGGTCGTGGTGCGGGATGGCTTTGTGCACTGGGCGAGATCGAACACTGCGGCGCGCAAGTCCGGCTTGGTTCTTGCGGCAAAGAAGAACCTCATTGAAGTGCCTGAGGGCTCCTTGCTCGCTCGGTCTGATGAGTCGGCCTCAGGGCTAATCCAAATGAAAAGTGCCAGGCTTTGGTTCCTCAAAGAGCCGCAGGACATGGAGCTTGTTGAGCATATCCATGTGGTGGAGGGGGCTGGCCTTACACGCTTGGGTTGTTGCTGCTTCCAGATGCCATACCGCTTTGGGAGCGTAGAGATGAAGATGGCGATGAAGGCTTAGCGCCCCTTTCCCACCCAACACGTTGGCGTTAAACGCTGGCCAATTTTGATGGGCTTCTTTAAGATCAGGGGTATCGTTTGAGGTATCGTTTTTGGGTCCCTTGTTCTGCCTGAAATTTAGGCGAATCAATGGGTTAGGGTGAGTTGGATTCTGTTCCCTTCGCCCGCTCCAGATGCAGCAAGCGTTTCGGCACATCTGCCCGCTCCGCAATCCTCAGTCCGCTCCGCAATTCGATGCGTCTTTAACTGCGCAAGCCGTGCTGCGCAGTGGCATCGGCTCCCTACTTCCAGCGTTTATGCCTGTCTTCCGACCGTAGCCGGCCGCGATGCGTCGCTGTCATCGTTTGACACCGCAAAGCCATGCCGCTTGGCCGTCCACGTCACCACCAGCGTTGCGGCAAGCAGCACCAGCAGTGCAGGCGGGAACGCGCCGACGCCGAGTTGATCGAGCAATACGCCGCCGAGAAGGCCACCGCCAGCGATGGCGGTATTCCACGCGGTCACCAACATGGATTGAGCGACATCGGCTTCGTCTCCGGCGGATTTGGCGAGCGCTGTCTGAAACAACGTCGCGCTGCCGCCGAAGGCAAGCCCCCAGACGCCGACTGCGATGTAGACGATCGCGGGAGACGTGCCGGCCAGGCCCAGTGCCAATGCCGAAACGCAGAACAGCAGCGTGCTGGTCAGCGTCAGAGCGCGTAGATGGCGGTCGATCAATACGCCCACGATCCAGATGCCGATCAGCGATGCGCCACCGAAGACCAGCAACACCAGATCGGTGCGCTGCGCCATGCCGGCCTCCGCCAGGAACGAGGCGATGTAGGTGTAGAGAATGTTGTGGGCCAACACGAAAGCCAGCACCACGAACAGCACCGGCCGAATGCCGGGCAACCTCACCACGTGCGCCAGACGTTGCTGCTTGCCTTGCCCCTGCCCGGCGAAATCCGGCACCTGCAGGCGCACCCAGAGCATCAGGATCACCGCCAGGACGCTCATGATGCCGAAGCACACACGCCAGCTCACCAGGCTGCCAAGGAACGCGCCGGCCGGCACGCCCAGCGACAACGCCAGCGGCGTGCCAACCATGGCGATCGCGATGGCGCGGCCTTTCTGATGCTCGGGCACCATGCGCGCCGCATAGCCGGCCAGCAACGCCCACAACAGTCCCGCCGAGACGCCTGCCAGAAAGCGCGCCACCATCGTCAGCGCATAGCTGCTGGACAGCGTGGTGATCGTGTTGGCGATGGCGAAGCCGGCGATGGCCGCCAGCAGCAGCGGGCGACGGGCAATGCCCTGGGTGGCGATCGTCAATGGTATCGCTGCCAACAAGGAACCGAGCGCATAGATGGTGACGGTCTGACCGACCCAGGCTTCGGAGACGGCCAGGCCATCTGCCATCTGCGGCAGCAGACCCGCGGGCAGCGCTTCGGTGAGGATGGTGATAAAGGCGGCCATGGCAAGCGCGAGCAAGGGTGCCAGTGGCAAGCGGTCTTTCGCAGTCGAGTTCATTGCCTTGCTTCCACAGTGGCATACACCGCATCGCGCAGATCGGTGACGAAGCTACCCGACATGCCTTCGTACAAGGTGTTGGTGAAGGCGACCACGCTCAGGCCTAGCGCCCGGTCAACAAACCACGAGTGGCCATATGCACCACCCCAGCGCCAGGTGCCCGTAGATTCCGGCGATGCGGCGAGCGCCGGGTCGCGCAAGACCGAGAACCCCAGCCCGAAGCCAAGCCCTGGCAGATCCTGCAGCGCAGCGCCTGCGGTCTGATCGCTCGCCATCTCCTCGATCAACGGGCTAGGCAGCAGCTCGCCATCGCCACCGCGCAAGGCTTCGAGCAGACGCAGAAAGTCTTCGGCGGTGCCCACCATGCCGGCGCCGCCAGAGGCAAATGCCTGCGGATCGAAGATGCGGGCGGGGCTGTAACGGATGCCGATCGCGCCTTCGAAGGCCGAGACGGTTTCTGCTTCTGCCAGGCGATGCGGCTGCGGCGCTGCGTTGACGTAGGCGGTCGCCACACGCTGCGTTTCGGAGGTGGCGAAATCGGTGTCCGCCATGCCCAGTGGTCCGGTCACCAATGCGCGCACCGCGTCGTTCAACGGGGCACCGTACACACGCGCAATCAACGCACCGAGCACGTCGGTTGCCAGCGAGTAGCCCCAGGCCGTGCCTGGCGCATAAAGCAGCGGCACGCTGGCAATGCGGCGCAGGTTTTCTTCCAGAGTGATGCCAGCGGCATCCATGCCGTCCGAGACGCCGGCGACTGCATAAGGACCATTGGCGTCTGCTTCAAGAAAGCGATAGCCCAGGCCGGCGGTATGGCTGAGCAGTTGGCGCGCCGTGATGCGTGCAGGGCGGCCATCGCCCAGTCGTGGCTGGAACTCGGGCAACCAGCGATCGATGCCTGCATCCAGGTCCAGGTGCCCTTGCGCGACCAGCACCAGCGCAGCGATTGAAATGATGGGTTTGCTGACCGATGACAGACGAAAGAGCGCATCCACGCGCATCGCGCGACGGCTTTCCCGGTCTGTCCAGCCAGCGGCCTGCCGGTGGATCAGCTCCCCATTGCGGGCGACCAGGATGACCGCTCCCACCAGACGTCGATCGTCCAGGGCGTGCTGAACGACCGCCTGGATGTTGCTGGCCAGCAGTGCGGGCGACATAGCGATGCGCGGCGGAGAGAGGGACAGTGTCATAAGTGTGGTTGATCGAGAGACAGTGCAGGCAGGGTAGACAGCCTTGGATTAAAGAAAAACTGGGGTAGAGTTCCGCGTTGTGCGGAACTAAACGTCCGCAATGGAGACGTGTGGTGGAAAGCCTGAGCGGGTTCGTGGTGTTCGTGCAGGTTGCCGAAACGCGCAGCTTCGTCGCGGCTGGCCGGTTGTTGGGCGTGTCGGCGTCTGCGGTCGGCAAACGCGTGGTGCGTCTGGAAGAAAAACTCGGCGTGCGGCTGTTTCATCGCAGTACGCGCAGCGTCACGCTGACAGCCGAAGGCACGTTGTTCCTGGAGCGTAGCCGCCGCATCCTCGCCGAGATCGAAGCAGCAGAACTGGAACTTTCGCAAGCCACCGCCGCGCCGCGCGGGCGCTTGCGGGTGAGCCTGCCGCTGGTCAGTGCGTTGGTATTGCCGGTGCTGGGTGACTTCATGCGCCACTATCCCGAGATCGAGCTGGATCTGGACTTCAGCGACCGGATGGTCGATGTGATCGAGGAAGGGTTCGATGCGGTGGTGAGAACCGGCGAGCCGAGCGATTCGCGCCTTTCGGCCAGGCGTCTCGGTGGCTTCCAGATGATGCTGGTGGCTGCGCCTGAGTATCTCGCGCAGCGCGGCACTCCGCGTGTGCCGGTCGATCTGCTGCAGCATGCCTGCCTGCATTACCGTTATCCCAACTCGGGAAAACTGGAAACCTGGCCGCTGCATACGCGGCGCAACAGCGGCGAACTGGTGCTTCCCACCTCGATGATCTGCAACAACATCGAAACGCGGGTGTGCTTCGCAGTGCAAGGACTCGGAATAGCCTGCCTGCCGGATTTCGCTATCCGCGACCTGCTGGCAGACGGGCGCCTGCTTCCCGTGTTGGCCGAGCACGTGCGGCGCAGCGGCGCGTTCCACGTGCTTTGGCCGGCAAGCAAGCATCCTTCGCCGAAGGTGCGGGCATTTGTCGACTTTCTGTGCGCAAGAGTGTTTCCTGACAACCAGAGTAAGCGGCGAAAGCCGGTCAAGCGATAACGCCGCGCCATGTCGCATTGGCGTCGGTTGTGGCGCAGATGTTGCGCCGGATGCATCGCCCAACCTCCTGCACCATCACAACACGCGCAACGTAGCCAATGACGTATCTCTCGCTTTTCGCGCTTGCGCTTATCGCAGCCACCTTGCTCCCTGCGCAGTCGGAGACGGCATTGGTGGCGCTGCTGTTGCGCGGCGATTCTGCGTTGGGGCTCGTGGCTGCTGCGAGCATCGGCAACGTGCTCGGCTCGCTGATCAACTGGTGGCTTGGGCGCGAGGCGTTGCGCTTTCAGGCAAAGCGCTGGTTTCCGATCAACGCTGCTGCATTGCTGCGCGCCCAGGCGTGGTATGGCAAATACGGAAAATGGTCGCTGCTGCTGAGTTGGATGCCGATCGTCGGCGACCCGTTGACGCTTGCGGCGGGGGTGATGCGCGAGCCGCTGCGCGTGTTCCTGCCGCTGGTTGCGATCGCCAAGACCACCCGTTACGCCTTGCTCGCATGGGCGACGCTGAGTATTGCGTAGATAGCGCAACATCTGAGCATCGAGCGACTCGCGA includes:
- a CDS encoding ImmA/IrrE family metallo-endopeptidase, which codes for MDKPATVKRPMAEANRLTQMLDLVRGQDRFPVDVQELALEYSNQCFASERIAKIVAMDIPGFEGILKARSDGQWAIGYNSEQSPGRVRFTLAHEFGHYMLHRQLQSSFKCTSKDVYDWESMERKIETDADLFASYLLMPLNDFRQQVQDHAGQIEMLRHCADRYGVSIMAAALKWIEIAPKRAVVVVVRDGFVHWARSNTAARKSGLVLAAKKNLIEVPEGSLLARSDESASGLIQMKSARLWFLKEPQDMELVEHIHVVEGAGLTRLGCCCFQMPYRFGSVEMKMAMKA
- a CDS encoding DUF6527 family protein: MKVDHYQHRFIESFPRPLDEGVLYVSTRFPCTAHACACGCGKEVISNLSPTDWKLIYDGVGVSLRPSIGNWQFPCRSHYWITEGRVEWSSDMTQEEIQAGRDRDRRAKQRYYGSESISAPQQSPGTNQTPQPNGKSSGWKSRLKRWFGD
- a CDS encoding multiubiquitin domain-containing protein, which translates into the protein MPVVRFIERFHPSIQDSSNMNTEAKHHQPPDLSTVVVNGQAFPIADLTPTGRQILTAARLRPETEHALVLWPEDGPTSVIELDELCPIPPSGSPSQFFAAKTDGVKYFILDDTRYAWPGPLMLTTLRQVGRVPEELDVWIEHRGEKPDEQIAENAVIDLDQPGIERFFTAPLSIKVFVNTREAVVHKRTLSYWDVVRLEHPGASPQDTNTTYTVSYAQGPAENPAGNLLDHQTVHIKQEMEFYVVLTDKS
- a CDS encoding helix-turn-helix domain-containing protein, encoding MPSLLGEKIRAKRTSMGLSLDELAKRTDTSKGYIWELENRDKPNPSIDKLNKIAVALGLTTEFLLGTQDESVEASVDVADQAFFRNYQAMSPVAKEKLRKMMEILDGD
- a CDS encoding ThiF family adenylyltransferase, giving the protein MSSSLISRSPELQRLRDEGYDLDVRDNHLLVKGIAYATVDKTVAVGTLVIALHLTADVAQTAPDHTAWFAGQVPCDSFGQPLNKIINSSSRMERAPGLWVDHYFSSKPKSGLYSGYYEQVSTYAKMLLVHAQAIDPRATATPGAISVVDQSQSVFAYEDSASPRAGLSVPTAKLRGQRIAIVGLGGTGAHLLDLICKTPVTCLDLFDGDRIEQHNAFRYPGAVPFSVLKEAPYKVNYLARVYGEIHTRIQAHAVMVTEVNVRALLNYDTVFVCVDRGAVRELIANTLGGSQVIVIDVGMGVKLNAANEVYAVVRTTVLDGDNWDAAKATLPLGEGGEDDLYNTNAQIGELNALNAILAIEAWKKRCGYYSARKGGYLTTYTTHSSSMASTLGAA
- a CDS encoding MobA/MobL family protein; the encoded protein is MAIYHATMKSFSRGNGDSSVAAAAYRAGFDLLDTSTGLGHNYSHRGGVDFHQMLAPKGAPEWCFDAQYFWNANEAAETRKNARVCREVEVSLPHQLDPQQRRVLALALGQLLVNRFKVAVLVAVHTPSKYGDQRNHHVHLLMSARQVGPGGLGQRACAEFDARQGGGTRALRQIRKDIAMVINAHLKNASDPARVDHRSLRAQAHEAARNGEFERARELTRRPGKHLGKAKVAVMRKTKFTAEVRGRGGQAAALSLSKLVAEHMKKSGGLVHEVPPSHSHAAALRDRANAQASGLDGRTAVGQIRLSGAERVRQIKERLARAPAPRPGLYTPYSGQTRHLGRVTRLARSSGRQDAELLNAEAQLIEDWLEAQREVAQQSLEVLRQIPGIQIEPEFQRAHSTLVCRRADSYATKPFFFEDTEMLARSISKYAHALVRPYKARVAVLDAQAKLYEQEYDPDTKVVARAQRRLARTKRHVSPRIQAIQQGRIKRARKAMVEAAEALEKNFSLQPIEVLTPEASGEDALPPQAEGEAGHWELKFRPPKPSL
- a CDS encoding MFS transporter, which encodes MNSTAKDRLPLAPLLALAMAAFITILTEALPAGLLPQMADGLAVSEAWVGQTVTIYALGSLLAAIPLTIATQGIARRPLLLAAIAGFAIANTITTLSSSYALTMVARFLAGVSAGLLWALLAGYAARMVPEHQKGRAIAIAMVGTPLALSLGVPAGAFLGSLVSWRVCFGIMSVLAVILMLWVRLQVPDFAGQGQGKQQRLAHVVRLPGIRPVLFVVLAFVLAHNILYTYIASFLAEAGMAQRTDLVLLVFGGASLIGIWIVGVLIDRHLRALTLTSTLLFCVSALALGLAGTSPAIVYIAVGVWGLAFGGSATLFQTALAKSAGDEADVAQSMLVTAWNTAIAGGGLLGGVLLDQLGVGAFPPALLVLLAATLVVTWTAKRHGFAVSNDDSDASRPATVGRQA
- a CDS encoding IS5 family transposase; translated protein: MQLTFGDAEGLGKRKQTRREIFLAEMEQVVPWQHLLGLIAPHYPVSGRPGRQPYALATMLRIHLLQQWYALSDPAMEEALHEIPILRRFAQLGGLDNVPDETTILNFRRLLETHGLAARMLDAVNAHLARKGQSLRSGTIVDATLIAAPSSTKNADHARDPEMHQTRKGNQWYFGMKAHIGVDEFSGLVHHVHCTAANVADVTVTHALLHGKEDSVFGDSGYTGADKREELQTCKAAFFIAAKRSTLQAIGNKRERAREQRWEHFKASVRAKVEHPFRVIKRQFGYTKVRYRGLAKNTAHVLTLFALSNLWMKRKQLLPAMGSVRL